GGATGCGGCGGCCCAACGTCACGTTGCGTTCGCGCCACGCCTCCACTACGGGGCCCGGCCCCGCCTCGAGCCAACGCTCGAGCCAACGGTCCAAGGCGTTCAACGCCGCGGCCGCCAACGCGTTCCGGTCCGTACTTTCGGCGCCCGCTATGACGAGGGACGTCGCCGGATAGAGGACGCGGGGAGGAAAATCGTAAGGGCATTGAAAGACGTTCAGGCCGACGCCTAAAACGACCGTATCGGGTTCGCCGTACGATTCGGCCAGGATGCCGCCCAACTTCGCGCCCTCCCATAGGAGGTCGTTGGGCCACTTCAGCTCGACGGCCCGGGCGGCGACGGTCGTTATCGCGTCGGCGACGGCGACGCCGGCCGTTAACGGCAATAACGTAAACGCGGGCGGGAGTTGTCCTTTCTCGAGAATGACCGATACGTAGAGGCCCAGGCGCCGGGGAGACGACCAACCGCGGCCGTACCTGCCGCGCCCGGCGGTTTGTTCCTCGGCCAATATCGCGGCGCCGTGGCGTTGGCCCTCGCGGGCCAGCTCCCGCGCCGTCGCCATGGTGCTCGCGACGGCGTCGAAGAGGTATATCGCGCTCCCCATCCGGCCTTCGATTTGGGCGGATATGGCGGCCGCGTCCAACGGCGGCGGCAGCTCGCGGCGGTAGCCGCTCCGTTCGTCGCCGACGACCGCGGCGCCCGCGGCCTTGAGCGCGTCGACCGCGGCGGCTATGTCGCCGGCCTCGAGCGACGACGCCACGGCGAGCTCCGCGGCCGGAGCGGAAGCCGTAGTCGGCAGACTGTCGTAAAGCAGGCGGAGCCTCTCGTCCGTTTCGCCAACCACGCCGGAATTCTACGCTAAACCGTAGGACCCGTCAAGGCGGTTTAATATGGAAGAAAAGCTGAAGGAATTATGGGACGTCGTCGTGCGGCTTCGGCTCGAGTGCCCGTGGGACCGCGAGCAAACGCACGAGTCCATGCGGCGCTTCCTCATCGAGGAGGCGTACGAGGCCGTCGAGGCCATCTCCGAAAAGGACGACCAGGCGCTCAAAGAGGAGCTGGGCGACATACTGTTGCACGTATTCTTCCACGCGCGTATGGCCGAGGAGCGCGGCGCCTTCGACGTCGAGGCCGTCGCCGACCACATCATCGAGAAATTAACGCGCCGTCACCCCCATGTCTTCGGCGGCGCGGAGGTCTCCGGCGCGGCGGAAGTCATCACGAATTGGGAGACGATAAAGTGCCGCGAGGAGAGCGGCCGCCTGCTCCTCGACGGCATCCCCAAGAGCCTCCCCGCCATGCTCCGCGCGCGGCGCATCCAGGACCGCGCGCGCTCGGTGGGCTTCGAGTGGGAGGACGCGCGCGGCGTGTTGGATAAAATCGAAGAAGAAGTGGGAGAACTGAAGCGCGAGCTCGAGCGCCGCGACCCCGAGCGGCTGCGCGCCGAGCTGGGGGACCTATTCTTCTCGCTGATAAACCTGTGCCGCTACCTGGACCTCGAGCCGGGCGAAGCCCTCAACGTGACGAACGACGAGTTCGTGCGACGCTTCCACGCCATGCAGGCCGCGCTGGCCGCGGAGGGGTTCGAGCTGGCCGACGCCACGCTCGAGCAGATGGAGGAGAAATGGCAGGAGGCCAAACGGGGTTAGGAGCCGCCCAAAAGCCTACGCCCAAAACCCGCCGGAAGGCGGGTTTTTGGGGGAGGCGGCCCGACTAGTCCTCGACGGTCGTCGGCGTTTCCCCTTCGCCGCCCACCGTGAGTACGCGGACGCGTTGGATGGCGTCGCCCTGCTCGACGGCGTCGACGTCGTCCATACCGGTCACGACGACGCCGAAGACGCAGAAGTCCGGGTCCAGCCGGGGCGTATCCGATTTCAGAATGAAGAACTGCGTCGGGCTGGTGTCGCCGTAAACCACGTCACCCGTATCCTCGTCCCGCCGCGCGAGCCGGGCCATGGAGACGGCGCCGCGCACGCATTTACGTACGTCGGGTTCGGTCTCGAGGGATATATCCGGGTTCTCCCGGCCCACCAGCGTCGCGTCGCCGGCCTGGACGACGAAGTCCGGGACGACGCGGTGGAAGATGATGCCGTCGTAAAAGCCGTCCTCGACGAGCGCGACGAAGTTGCCGGCCGTCTTGGGCGTTTCGTCCGCCAGAAGCCGGACCTCGACGACGCCGCCATCGGCTAGCTCCATCACGGCGATTTCGGTGCCGGCCGGAAGCTCCCGGGCGGCCGCGGAGAGCTCGAGCGGCATCTCTTCCTCCTCGACCGGAAAGGCCACGGTATTGTCCCCGAACACTTCGACCGCGGCGAGCGCCAGGGCCGGCACGAGCACGGCGGCCGCTGCGGCGAGATAATAACGAAACCTCATAATCAACACTCCTTAACGTCTTCGAAGCGACGTTTGACCCAATAATATAATTTAAAGAGGGGCGCGCCGTCTACGGTCAGGGTTTTTAAACCCGCCTCGCGGCGGGTTCGGCGCCGGGCCGAAACGGCTTATTATTCCGTCTCCGCTGCGGCCTCGGCGGTCGCCGGCTTCGCCTCGCCGACTCTCAACACCCGTATGCGCTTGACTACGTCGTCCTTCCGGGTGTTATCGACGACGTCCATTCCGGTAACTACTAAGCCGAAGACGCAGAAGTCGGGGTCGAGGTGGGGCGAGTCGCCGGTGAGGATGAAGAACTGCGTCGGGCTGGTGGCGCCGTACTCCGTCGCGCCGGGGGCCATCGAGCGGGCCATAGACACGGCGCCGCGGACCGTCTTGCGCTTATCGGGCTCGGCCGGAATCTCGATCGCCGGGTTCTCGCGCCCCACGAGCGTCGCGTCGCCCGCCTGCGCCACGAAACCGGGTTCGACACGGTGGAAGGGAATGCCGTCGTAGAACCAGTCTTCGACCAGCTTGATGAAGTTGCCCGCCGTCTTGGGCGTCTCCTTGGTCAGGAGCTCGATCTCGACTATGCCTTCCTCGGTCTCGATTACGGCGACCTCGGTCCCGGGCGGGAGCTTCTGCGCGTCCGCGGACAACGTGAGGGGCGTTTCCGGCGTTTCGGCCGTGGCGGCGGTCTCGACGGTCTCGGCCGTCGCCGGCTCCTCGACCTTTTTTTGGCATCCCGCGTAAGCCAGCGCCAGCGCCATAACGACCGCGGCTAAGACAACATAGTTAAAACGCTTCATAATAATAACCT
This genomic interval from bacterium contains the following:
- a CDS encoding biotin--[acetyl-CoA-carboxylase] ligase, yielding MVGETDERLRLLYDSLPTTASAPAAELAVASSLEAGDIAAAVDALKAAGAAVVGDERSGYRRELPPPLDAAAISAQIEGRMGSAIYLFDAVASTMATARELAREGQRHGAAILAEEQTAGRGRYGRGWSSPRRLGLYVSVILEKGQLPPAFTLLPLTAGVAVADAITTVAARAVELKWPNDLLWEGAKLGGILAESYGEPDTVVLGVGLNVFQCPYDFPPRVLYPATSLVIAGAESTDRNALAAAALNALDRWLERWLEAGPGPVVEAWRERNVTLGRRIRIAGTGVAGTAVDLTEEGALVVEDDAGGRRIIYSADA
- the mazG gene encoding nucleoside triphosphate pyrophosphohydrolase, which gives rise to MEEKLKELWDVVVRLRLECPWDREQTHESMRRFLIEEAYEAVEAISEKDDQALKEELGDILLHVFFHARMAEERGAFDVEAVADHIIEKLTRRHPHVFGGAEVSGAAEVITNWETIKCREESGRLLLDGIPKSLPAMLRARRIQDRARSVGFEWEDARGVLDKIEEEVGELKRELERRDPERLRAELGDLFFSLINLCRYLDLEPGEALNVTNDEFVRRFHAMQAALAAEGFELADATLEQMEEKWQEAKRG
- a CDS encoding peptidylprolyl isomerase, with product MRFRYYLAAAAAVLVPALALAAVEVFGDNTVAFPVEEEEMPLELSAAARELPAGTEIAVMELADGGVVEVRLLADETPKTAGNFVALVEDGFYDGIIFHRVVPDFVVQAGDATLVGRENPDISLETEPDVRKCVRGAVSMARLARRDEDTGDVVYGDTSPTQFFILKSDTPRLDPDFCVFGVVVTGMDDVDAVEQGDAIQRVRVLTVGGEGETPTTVED
- a CDS encoding peptidylprolyl isomerase; the protein is MKRFNYVVLAAVVMALALAYAGCQKKVEEPATAETVETAATAETPETPLTLSADAQKLPPGTEVAVIETEEGIVEIELLTKETPKTAGNFIKLVEDWFYDGIPFHRVEPGFVAQAGDATLVGRENPAIEIPAEPDKRKTVRGAVSMARSMAPGATEYGATSPTQFFILTGDSPHLDPDFCVFGLVVTGMDVVDNTRKDDVVKRIRVLRVGEAKPATAEAAAETE